A region of Paractinoplanes abujensis DNA encodes the following proteins:
- a CDS encoding Y4yA family PLP-dependent enzyme, giving the protein MTDSSPLELTPRIEPVIQSVLAEDALLHQLADGLGSPLNIVLPDALAANVESFRAVYRTHRLRGHIYFAHKANRSAALLRRLAGTEAGVDVASLAELQHALGAGFTPDRIIATGPKNREFLWLAARTGVLVNADSLDELSELAALVEAHRQPRVRVMVRLAGFASPGVQLISRRSRFGVPADQLTEALGRLDKHADQLELVGVAYHLDTVGLPEKALALEGCLAALDECRDRGVPVWSVDIGGGFGVNYLARAGQWERYTSELAQAVLGRRPPMTWNGHGYGLRNEGGTLRGALGLYPAHRPVSGPGYLDQLLATPAPAQRRPLGELLLDSMIDLDIEPGRALLDQCGLVLARVLEVRPGDGDTLVRLEMNARDVSLEEHGVLMDPVLVGAGDRPPAPTEVYLLGNLCLESDLITRRKVTLPARPRPGDLLAFVNTAGYFMDFSATRALHQPVGRKVALYSTGGRWGWCLDEQYWPVHERTEAA; this is encoded by the coding sequence GTGACCGATTCAAGTCCACTTGAGCTGACCCCCAGAATCGAACCGGTCATCCAATCGGTTCTCGCCGAGGACGCGCTCCTGCACCAGTTGGCAGACGGACTCGGCTCACCGCTCAACATCGTGCTGCCGGATGCCCTGGCCGCCAATGTGGAGTCTTTCCGAGCGGTCTATCGCACCCATCGGCTACGCGGACACATCTATTTCGCCCACAAGGCGAACCGTTCCGCGGCGCTGCTGCGGCGGCTGGCCGGCACCGAGGCCGGCGTCGACGTCGCGTCGCTGGCCGAGCTGCAGCACGCCCTCGGGGCCGGCTTCACCCCCGACCGGATCATCGCCACCGGGCCCAAGAACCGGGAATTCCTCTGGCTGGCCGCGCGCACCGGCGTGCTCGTCAACGCCGACTCGCTGGACGAGCTGAGTGAGCTGGCCGCCCTGGTCGAGGCCCACCGCCAGCCCCGCGTACGGGTGATGGTGCGGCTGGCCGGGTTCGCCTCCCCCGGAGTGCAGCTGATCAGCCGCCGCAGCCGGTTCGGGGTGCCGGCCGACCAGCTGACCGAGGCCCTCGGCCGGCTCGACAAGCACGCCGACCAGCTGGAACTCGTCGGCGTCGCCTACCACCTCGACACCGTCGGACTGCCCGAGAAGGCGCTCGCGCTGGAAGGCTGCCTGGCCGCGCTCGACGAATGCCGCGACCGGGGCGTGCCGGTCTGGTCGGTCGACATCGGCGGCGGGTTCGGCGTCAACTACCTCGCCCGGGCCGGCCAATGGGAGCGGTACACCTCGGAACTGGCCCAGGCGGTGCTCGGCCGGCGACCCCCGATGACCTGGAACGGGCACGGCTACGGGCTGCGCAACGAGGGCGGCACCCTGCGCGGGGCGCTCGGGCTCTACCCCGCGCACCGGCCGGTCTCCGGGCCCGGCTACCTCGACCAGCTGCTGGCCACCCCCGCCCCCGCGCAGCGCCGGCCGCTGGGTGAGCTGCTGCTCGACAGCATGATCGACCTCGACATCGAGCCCGGCCGGGCCCTGCTCGACCAGTGCGGGCTCGTGCTGGCCCGGGTGCTCGAAGTGCGTCCCGGCGACGGCGACACCCTCGTACGGCTCGAAATGAACGCCCGCGACGTCAGCCTGGAAGAACACGGAGTGCTGATGGACCCCGTGCTCGTGGGGGCCGGCGACCGGCCGCCCGCACCCACCGAGGTGTACCTGCTCGGCAACCTCTGCCTGGAATCCGACCTGATCACCCGGCGCAAGGTGACCCTGCCCGCCCGGCCCCGGCCCGGCGACCTGCTCGCCTTCGTCAACACGGCCGGCTACTTCATGGACTTCAGCGCCACCCGCGCCCTGCACCAGCCGGTCGGCCGCAAAGTCGCCCTCTACTCCACCGGCGGCCGGTGGGGCTGGTGCCTCGACGAGCAGTACTGGCCCGTCCACGAGCGCACGGAGGCAGCATGA
- a CDS encoding pyridoxal-phosphate dependent enzyme yields MRYDDLTEAIGNTPLVRIDPAVHGLVNIDLYAKMELLNPFGSVKDRAALQMIRPLVTGATERGDTVVELSSGNTAKALALIAGMYGLPFKSVTNRMKVPEIKDLLLLLGAEIDELPGQAECLDPTDTEDPLSRMHRTLSDNGSGYVHTDQYFNERNIEAHLHGTGPEIVKDLDGRAPDYFVACVGTAGSSTGVARALRQHDPDVRVIGLVAAKSDFIPGIRTIDEVHEVGLFDPGVYDTLETITSDDAIDGLLTLVRRCGTPAGPTGGGAYQGAVRHLRALDATLTTRKTAVFIVCDRVESYLSYLRDRRPALFGRPPRTNDVRVLTVEEIAAAPTVGVEEASRWPGLIIDLRNPHAYRALHIDGSINIVDELFAELLHGGLPFGRRQPVLLVCPVGEKSARYAALLLRMGHPEVRSLAGGIIAWRDAGARLVRD; encoded by the coding sequence ATGAGATACGACGACCTGACCGAGGCGATCGGCAACACGCCGCTGGTGCGCATCGACCCGGCGGTGCACGGCCTGGTCAACATCGACCTGTACGCCAAGATGGAACTGCTCAACCCGTTCGGCTCGGTCAAGGACCGCGCGGCCCTGCAGATGATCCGCCCGCTGGTGACCGGCGCCACCGAGCGCGGCGACACCGTGGTCGAACTCTCCAGCGGCAACACGGCCAAGGCGCTGGCCCTGATCGCCGGGATGTACGGCCTGCCCTTCAAGAGCGTCACCAACCGCATGAAAGTCCCCGAGATCAAAGACCTGTTGCTGCTGCTCGGGGCCGAGATCGACGAGCTGCCCGGGCAGGCCGAATGCCTCGACCCGACCGACACCGAAGACCCCCTCTCACGCATGCACCGCACGCTCAGCGACAACGGCAGCGGATACGTGCACACCGATCAGTACTTCAACGAGCGCAACATCGAGGCCCACCTGCACGGCACCGGGCCCGAGATCGTCAAGGACCTGGACGGCCGCGCACCCGACTACTTCGTGGCCTGCGTGGGCACGGCCGGCTCGTCCACCGGGGTGGCCCGCGCGCTGCGTCAGCACGACCCCGACGTCCGGGTGATCGGCCTGGTCGCCGCGAAGAGCGACTTCATTCCGGGCATCCGCACGATCGACGAGGTGCACGAGGTGGGGTTGTTCGACCCCGGCGTCTACGACACCCTCGAAACGATCACCTCCGACGACGCCATCGACGGGCTGCTCACGCTGGTGCGCCGCTGCGGCACCCCGGCCGGGCCCACCGGGGGCGGCGCCTATCAAGGAGCCGTACGCCACCTGCGCGCACTCGACGCCACGCTGACCACGCGTAAGACGGCCGTGTTCATCGTCTGCGACCGGGTCGAAAGCTACCTGAGCTACCTGCGCGACCGGCGGCCCGCGCTTTTCGGGCGGCCGCCGAGGACCAACGACGTACGGGTCCTGACCGTCGAGGAAATCGCAGCGGCGCCCACGGTCGGTGTCGAGGAGGCGTCGCGCTGGCCCGGCCTGATCATCGACTTGCGCAACCCGCACGCGTACCGGGCACTGCACATCGACGGCTCGATCAACATCGTGGACGAGCTGTTCGCCGAACTGCTCCACGGTGGACTGCCGTTCGGGCGGCGCCAGCCGGTGCTGCTGGTCTGCCCGGTCGGCGAGAAATCGGCCCGCTACGCCGCGCTGCTGCTACGCATGGGTCATCCGGAAGTGCGGTCACTCGCGGGCGGCATCATCGCGTGGCGCGACGCCGGCGCGCGGCTGGTGCGTGACTGA
- a CDS encoding aminotransferase class V-fold PLP-dependent enzyme, whose amino-acid sequence MTLTLETGWQLGVRSQFPLLTGNPGVAYLDSAATSQKPQAVLDAVMAYLTSENANAARGTYPWANRTTARIEEARDQVRRFLGARGAALSPFTAASGLPARDTSGVHFVDGTTAGLRTVALDWLVSYLSDGDEIIVPFADHSANLVPWLDAVALLERQGVRITVRPMPYDAAHDYDVARLPIGPRTRFIAATHVHHVYGNDMNIHRLRAAAGPDIAICLDAAQSFGHMPISAEALDVDFIVFSGHKAMALPGIGAVWAANKRGPAFQPAGWSGSPNTAGIVSLAAAMDWLSSVGLSRISAYLIALGGRLTAGLSTLNSYEVLGCQNSLTAGSTVQQRHGIVTFRHREIGSNDLGFILASDGLLVRADDHCQGSQGEKTSSVRVSLHVYNTPAEVDRLLSVLRALD is encoded by the coding sequence ATGACGCTGACCTTGGAGACCGGCTGGCAGCTCGGCGTACGGTCGCAATTCCCGCTGCTCACGGGGAACCCCGGGGTGGCTTATCTGGACAGCGCGGCCACCTCCCAGAAGCCCCAAGCGGTGCTGGACGCGGTGATGGCCTATTTGACCAGCGAGAACGCCAACGCGGCGCGGGGCACGTATCCGTGGGCCAACCGGACCACGGCCCGCATCGAGGAAGCCCGCGACCAGGTACGGCGCTTCCTGGGCGCGCGGGGCGCCGCCCTGTCACCCTTCACCGCCGCCTCCGGCCTCCCCGCTCGGGACACCTCGGGCGTTCACTTCGTCGACGGGACCACGGCGGGGTTGCGTACGGTGGCCCTGGACTGGCTCGTTTCCTACTTGTCGGACGGGGACGAGATCATCGTGCCGTTCGCGGACCACAGCGCGAACCTGGTGCCCTGGCTGGACGCCGTCGCGCTGCTGGAACGGCAAGGAGTCCGGATCACCGTACGGCCGATGCCCTACGACGCCGCCCACGACTACGACGTGGCCCGGCTGCCGATCGGACCGCGTACGCGCTTCATCGCGGCCACCCACGTGCATCACGTCTACGGCAACGACATGAACATCCACCGCCTGCGCGCGGCGGCCGGACCCGACATCGCCATCTGTCTGGACGCGGCGCAGAGCTTCGGGCACATGCCGATCTCGGCGGAAGCGCTGGACGTCGACTTCATCGTCTTCTCCGGCCACAAAGCGATGGCCCTGCCCGGCATCGGCGCGGTGTGGGCCGCGAACAAGCGCGGCCCGGCATTCCAGCCGGCCGGGTGGAGTGGCTCCCCCAACACGGCCGGGATCGTCAGCCTGGCCGCGGCGATGGACTGGCTCTCCTCCGTGGGGCTCTCCCGGATCTCGGCCTACCTGATCGCGCTGGGCGGACGGCTCACCGCCGGGCTGTCCACCCTGAACAGTTACGAGGTGCTGGGATGCCAGAACAGTCTGACCGCAGGCTCGACGGTCCAGCAGCGGCACGGAATCGTGACGTTCCGGCACCGCGAGATCGGCTCCAACGACCTCGGCTTCATCCTCGCCTCCGACGGCTTGCTCGTCCGGGCCGACGACCACTGCCAGGGCAGCCAGGGCGAAAAGACCTCCTCCGTACGGGTGAGCCTGCACGTCTACAACACGCCGGCCGAGGTGGATCGGCTGCTTTCGGTGCTCAGAGCCCTCGACTGA
- a CDS encoding class I SAM-dependent methyltransferase → MGRMPTTTLDSARWRAAWDEVMTGFVPGLSALEAAIAVAADAALGRPPFRVLDLGGGPGVVAERMSARWPEAAVTMVDIDPVLLALARDGVPPAVSVLTADLGEPLPALLPAASNGWSADAGSAAAGSNGLDATGSWASGNGLAAGGRSEATHGSAASDGYDLITAVMTVHYLRPERIRALYRRCHQVMAPGGLLVVADLMPDDGLPSLMSALNPAPGEAAAELAWVQWWGEVGEAPEFARLMELRADVFRDRPPADFAGSVAWHGAAVRAAGFREAGLLWRDGRHAALAAVA, encoded by the coding sequence ATGGGCCGTATGCCGACGACGACGCTCGACTCCGCCCGGTGGCGGGCTGCCTGGGATGAGGTGATGACCGGGTTCGTCCCCGGTTTGTCCGCTCTGGAGGCCGCGATCGCGGTAGCCGCCGACGCCGCGCTGGGTCGCCCGCCGTTCCGGGTGCTCGACCTCGGCGGCGGCCCGGGGGTGGTGGCCGAGCGCATGTCGGCGCGCTGGCCGGAGGCCGCGGTCACGATGGTCGACATCGACCCGGTGCTGCTGGCCCTGGCCCGCGACGGCGTCCCACCGGCCGTGTCGGTGCTGACCGCCGACCTGGGCGAGCCACTCCCGGCGCTCCTTCCGGCGGCAAGCAACGGTTGGTCAGCAGATGCCGGGTCGGCGGCGGCGGGCAGCAACGGTTTGGACGCGACCGGCAGCTGGGCGTCGGGCAATGGCCTGGCGGCGGGCGGTCGCTCGGAGGCGACCCACGGCTCGGCGGCGAGCGACGGCTATGACCTGATTACGGCAGTGATGACCGTCCACTATCTGCGCCCCGAGCGCATCCGCGCCCTCTACCGGCGTTGTCATCAAGTGATGGCCCCCGGCGGCCTGCTGGTGGTGGCCGACCTCATGCCCGACGACGGCCTGCCCTCGTTGATGAGCGCCCTCAACCCCGCGCCGGGGGAGGCGGCCGCTGAGTTGGCCTGGGTTCAGTGGTGGGGTGAGGTGGGTGAGGCGCCGGAGTTCGCGCGGCTCATGGAGCTTCGGGCCGACGTCTTCCGTGATCGGCCGCCGGCCGACTTCGCCGGGTCGGTGGCTTGGCATGGTGCCGCTGTGCGGGCGGCCGGGTTTCGCGAGGCCGGCCTGCTCTGGCGCGACGGCCGGCACGCCGCGTTGGCCGCGGTCGCGTGA
- a CDS encoding MmyB family transcriptional regulator, whose protein sequence is MNLKELGVYLRSRRDRIRPADVGLPAGPRRRVPGLRRDEVAQLAGASVEYYIELERGAGSQPSEQMLAALARALRLTGDERDHLFHLAGRAPLRNGPAAHTHPGLADLLGRLTDTPALVITDLHVTLVQNPLAVALLGPHDVHQGPDASFVHRWFTDPEARLLYPPADHPAQSRAFVADLRAAAARRDPRDSDVRTLVSTLLAKSPEFAQLWADHDVAFRRDDRKRLIHPALGLLEVNCLTLFSEDGRQRLLWFTPALGTDSAERLALLAVIGTQSFP, encoded by the coding sequence GTGAACCTCAAGGAGCTGGGCGTCTACCTACGATCGCGGCGCGACCGGATCCGGCCCGCCGACGTGGGTCTGCCCGCCGGCCCCCGCCGCCGGGTGCCCGGGCTCCGCCGCGACGAGGTGGCCCAGCTGGCAGGAGCCTCGGTCGAGTACTACATCGAGCTCGAGCGCGGGGCCGGCTCCCAGCCGTCCGAACAGATGCTGGCCGCGCTGGCCCGGGCCCTGCGGCTCACCGGAGACGAACGCGACCACCTGTTCCACCTGGCCGGCCGGGCCCCACTGCGCAACGGCCCGGCCGCACACACCCACCCCGGCCTGGCCGACCTGCTCGGCCGCCTCACCGACACACCGGCCCTGGTCATCACCGACCTGCACGTGACTCTTGTGCAGAACCCGCTCGCGGTCGCCCTGCTCGGCCCGCACGATGTGCACCAGGGGCCGGACGCCAGCTTCGTGCACCGCTGGTTCACCGACCCCGAAGCGCGGCTGCTCTACCCTCCGGCGGACCACCCGGCACAGTCCCGGGCCTTCGTCGCCGACCTGCGAGCGGCCGCCGCCCGCCGTGATCCGCGAGATTCCGACGTACGCACCCTGGTGTCCACGCTGCTCGCGAAGTCGCCCGAGTTCGCGCAATTGTGGGCCGACCACGACGTGGCGTTCCGGCGCGACGACCGCAAACGCCTCATCCACCCGGCGCTGGGCCTGCTCGAGGTCAACTGCCTGACGCTGTTCAGCGAGGACGGCCGGCAACGCCTCCTCTGGTTCACGCCCGCCCTCGGCACCGACAGCGCCGAGCGGCTCGCCCTCCTGGCCGTGATCGGTACTCAGAGTTTCCCGTGA
- a CDS encoding 4-oxalocrotonate tautomerase family protein, with the protein MPFANFKVPAGTITPSQKQKIVETTTDLYAEIYGERARATTVVLVEEVPDGGWGVAGHVLTAAMLNGE; encoded by the coding sequence ATGCCATTCGCGAACTTCAAGGTGCCGGCCGGAACCATCACGCCCTCGCAGAAGCAGAAAATAGTCGAAACCACCACAGACCTGTACGCCGAGATCTACGGCGAGCGCGCCCGGGCCACGACTGTTGTGCTGGTCGAGGAGGTGCCCGACGGCGGCTGGGGCGTGGCCGGACACGTCCTCACCGCCGCCATGCTCAACGGCGAGTAG
- a CDS encoding PhoX family protein, which translates to MPDPLPLLGHSGGARDAMTCLYRCGNACDHPIPNTSDNPYFGDVVTAAMSRRGVMRAGALVLGLGGAAAAVPAGATSASAAAASSAAAASAAAASERFGRAGEITFKPIPPNTLDTLIVPNGYDSAVVIRWGDPIIPGAPAFDPDHQTAQRQVRQFGFNNDFLGVVPLSRDRALLVANHEYTNEELMFPGFTTLEAMTVGQIEVAMAAHGMSVVELERVDGTGQWRPAGGRRKYNRRFTMLATPFRLDGPVAGTPLVRTAADPRGVSVIGTLNNCAGGVTPWGTVLSGEENFNQYFVGGDAVPAADKARLSRYGITTTTRYPSPSRRWERAQERFDLAQHPHEANRFGWIVEVDPLSPDEPPRKHTAMGRFKHEGANVIVAKDGRVAAYMGDDERFEYLYKFVSDKKYRPGDRRHNLTLLESGTLYVARLTGDSPAAEIDGTGKLPADGAFDGTGQWIKLVSGDRSFVPGMTAVEVLTFARLAGDAVQATKMDRPEDVQPSLRTGKIYAALTNNSNRGVGTNAGPDEANPRRANRHGQILEIVEDRGDHTGDSFTWSLPIVCGDPADPATYFAGYDKAAVSPISCPDNVAFDSAGNLWIATDGNALDSNDGLFATPIEGPERGHLRQFLTVPPGAETCGPFITADDRSVFVAVQHPGEITGATIDKPASTWPDGDYAKPAVVVTWRLDGGPIGS; encoded by the coding sequence ATGCCTGATCCGTTACCTTTGCTGGGGCACAGCGGCGGCGCACGCGACGCGATGACCTGCCTGTATCGCTGCGGCAACGCCTGCGACCACCCGATTCCGAACACCTCGGACAACCCCTACTTCGGCGACGTCGTCACCGCAGCGATGAGCCGGCGCGGGGTGATGCGCGCGGGCGCCCTGGTTCTCGGGCTGGGAGGAGCGGCCGCGGCGGTCCCGGCCGGCGCCACGTCCGCCTCCGCCGCAGCCGCCTCCTCCGCCGCAGCCGCCTCCGCTGCTGCCGCCTCCGAGCGGTTCGGCCGGGCCGGCGAGATCACCTTCAAGCCGATCCCGCCCAACACCCTCGACACGCTGATCGTGCCCAACGGCTACGACTCCGCGGTGGTGATCCGCTGGGGCGACCCGATCATTCCCGGTGCGCCCGCGTTCGATCCCGACCATCAGACCGCGCAGCGGCAGGTGCGGCAGTTCGGCTTCAACAACGACTTCCTCGGTGTGGTGCCGCTCAGCCGCGACCGCGCGTTGCTGGTGGCCAACCACGAATACACCAACGAGGAGCTGATGTTCCCGGGCTTCACCACGCTCGAAGCCATGACCGTGGGCCAGATCGAGGTCGCGATGGCGGCCCACGGCATGTCGGTGGTGGAACTGGAACGCGTCGACGGCACCGGTCAGTGGCGACCCGCGGGCGGGCGGCGCAAATACAACCGGCGCTTCACGATGCTGGCCACCCCGTTCCGCCTCGACGGGCCCGTGGCCGGGACACCCTTGGTGCGTACGGCGGCCGACCCGCGCGGCGTCAGCGTGATCGGGACGCTGAACAACTGCGCCGGCGGGGTCACCCCGTGGGGCACGGTGCTCTCCGGCGAGGAGAACTTCAACCAGTACTTCGTCGGCGGCGACGCCGTTCCCGCAGCCGACAAGGCCCGCCTCAGCCGCTACGGGATCACGACAACGACCCGTTACCCGAGCCCGTCGCGGCGCTGGGAACGGGCGCAGGAGCGTTTCGACCTGGCCCAGCACCCCCACGAGGCCAACCGCTTCGGCTGGATCGTCGAGGTCGACCCGCTCTCGCCCGACGAGCCCCCGCGCAAGCACACGGCGATGGGCCGCTTCAAACACGAGGGCGCCAACGTGATCGTGGCCAAGGACGGCCGGGTCGCCGCCTACATGGGTGACGACGAACGCTTCGAGTACCTCTACAAGTTCGTCTCGGACAAGAAATACCGGCCCGGCGACCGGCGGCACAACCTGACCCTGCTCGAATCGGGCACCCTCTACGTCGCCCGGCTCACCGGCGACAGCCCGGCGGCCGAGATCGACGGCACCGGCAAACTGCCCGCGGACGGCGCCTTCGACGGCACCGGCCAGTGGATCAAGCTGGTCTCCGGGGACCGGTCGTTCGTGCCCGGCATGACGGCGGTCGAGGTGCTGACCTTCGCCCGCCTGGCCGGCGACGCGGTTCAGGCGACCAAGATGGACCGGCCCGAAGACGTGCAGCCGTCCCTGCGTACGGGAAAGATCTATGCCGCCCTGACCAACAACAGCAACCGTGGGGTGGGCACGAACGCCGGGCCCGACGAGGCCAACCCGCGGCGCGCGAACCGGCACGGGCAGATCCTGGAGATCGTCGAGGACCGCGGCGATCACACGGGCGACAGCTTCACCTGGTCACTGCCGATCGTGTGCGGCGACCCGGCCGACCCCGCCACGTATTTCGCGGGCTACGACAAGGCCGCCGTGTCACCGATCTCGTGCCCCGACAACGTCGCCTTCGACAGCGCCGGCAACCTGTGGATCGCCACCGACGGCAACGCTCTGGACAGCAACGACGGCCTGTTCGCGACGCCGATCGAAGGCCCGGAACGCGGGCACCTGCGGCAGTTCCTCACGGTGCCGCCGGGCGCCGAGACGTGCGGCCCGTTCATCACGGCGGACGACCGCTCGGTCTTCGTGGCCGTCCAGCACCCGGGCGAGATCACCGGGGCCACTATCGACAAACCGGCCTCGACCTGGCCCGACGGCGACTACGCCAAGCCCGCCGTCGTGGTGACGTGGCGGCTGGACGGCGGCCCGATCGGCAGCTGA
- a CDS encoding PhoX family protein, translating to MPELSRRLLPLLGHSGGSRDAMTCLYRCGNACDHPVPNESDNAYLGDVVNASMSRRGVMRAGAAGALVLGLSGASAAAAVPASAAVPSAPLGGAPQTGGGKAGKLSFKAIPPNTLDTFVVPNGYDSSVVIRWGDPVVPGAPEFDLGRQTAKRQSQQFGYNNDFVGVLPFEDNRALLVVNHEYTNENLMFPGFTTLDALTVEQIKVAMAAHGLSVVEIERVGRTGEWRPAQGRRLRYNKRITALETVFKLTGPVVGTAAVKTAADPKGQWVIGTLNNCAGGVTPWGTVLSGEENFNQYFVGGDAVAEADKPKLARYGISTTARYPSDSRKWDRAQERFDLAKHPNEANRFGWIVEVDPFDPEAPPRKHTAMGRFKHEGANVIVAKSGHVVAYMGDDERFDYLYKFVSDKKIMKGNSPAARKHNLSILESGTLYVAQVTGDSPAAEIDGTGKLPADGAFDGTGKWIKLVSGTRSFVPGMTAADVLTWTRQAGDAVKATKMDRPEDVQPSLLTGKIYAAMTNNTNRAVGTNPGVDEANPRSANKHGHIFEITEDKGDHTGESFTWTLPIVCGDPAAADTYFGGYDKTAVSPISCPDNVAFDSAGNLWISTDGNALGTNDGLFATPIEGSERGHLRQFLTVPRGAETCGPFITSDDKSVFVAVQHPGEITGASVEKPASTWPDGDYAKPAVVVTWRLDGRPVGS from the coding sequence ATGCCTGAGCTCTCTCGCCGCCTGCTACCGCTGCTCGGACACAGCGGCGGTTCCCGCGACGCGATGACTTGCCTTTACCGCTGTGGCAACGCGTGTGACCACCCCGTGCCCAACGAGTCGGACAACGCCTACCTCGGCGACGTCGTCAACGCTTCGATGAGCCGGCGCGGCGTCATGCGCGCCGGTGCGGCCGGTGCTCTCGTTCTCGGTCTGAGCGGCGCCTCGGCGGCCGCGGCGGTCCCGGCATCCGCCGCAGTGCCCAGCGCTCCCCTCGGCGGCGCACCGCAAACCGGCGGCGGCAAGGCGGGCAAGCTGTCCTTCAAGGCGATCCCGCCGAACACCCTGGACACCTTCGTCGTGCCCAACGGCTACGACTCGTCGGTCGTGATCCGCTGGGGCGACCCCGTCGTCCCCGGCGCCCCCGAGTTCGACCTGGGCCGGCAGACCGCCAAGCGGCAGTCGCAGCAGTTCGGCTACAACAACGACTTCGTCGGCGTGCTGCCGTTCGAGGACAACCGGGCGCTGCTCGTGGTCAACCACGAATACACCAACGAGAACCTGATGTTCCCGGGCTTCACCACCCTGGACGCGCTGACCGTGGAGCAGATCAAGGTCGCGATGGCCGCGCACGGCCTCTCCGTGGTCGAGATCGAGCGGGTCGGGCGCACCGGTGAGTGGCGCCCGGCCCAGGGCCGCCGACTGCGCTACAACAAGCGCATCACCGCACTCGAAACGGTGTTCAAGCTGACCGGCCCGGTCGTCGGCACCGCGGCCGTCAAGACCGCGGCCGACCCCAAGGGCCAGTGGGTCATCGGCACGCTCAACAACTGTGCCGGTGGCGTCACCCCGTGGGGCACGGTGCTCTCCGGCGAGGAGAACTTCAACCAGTACTTCGTCGGCGGCGACGCCGTGGCCGAGGCCGACAAGCCGAAGCTGGCTCGCTACGGCATCTCGACGACCGCGCGCTACCCGAGCGACTCGCGCAAGTGGGACCGCGCCCAGGAGCGTTTCGACCTGGCCAAGCACCCCAACGAGGCCAACCGCTTCGGCTGGATCGTCGAGGTCGATCCGTTCGACCCGGAGGCCCCGCCGCGCAAGCACACCGCGATGGGCCGCTTCAAGCACGAGGGCGCCAACGTCATCGTGGCCAAGAGCGGGCACGTCGTGGCGTACATGGGCGACGACGAGCGCTTCGACTACCTCTACAAGTTCGTGTCGGACAAAAAGATCATGAAGGGCAACTCGCCCGCCGCCCGCAAGCACAACCTGAGCATCCTCGAGTCGGGCACGCTCTACGTCGCCCAGGTCACCGGGGACAGCCCGGCGGCCGAGATCGACGGCACCGGCAAGCTGCCCGCGGACGGCGCCTTCGACGGCACCGGTAAGTGGATCAAGCTCGTTTCCGGCACCAGGTCGTTCGTGCCCGGCATGACCGCGGCCGACGTGCTGACCTGGACCCGCCAGGCCGGCGACGCCGTCAAGGCCACCAAGATGGACCGCCCCGAGGACGTCCAGCCCTCCCTGCTCACCGGCAAGATCTATGCGGCCATGACCAACAACACGAACCGGGCCGTCGGCACCAACCCGGGCGTGGACGAGGCCAACCCGCGCAGCGCGAACAAGCACGGTCACATCTTCGAGATCACCGAGGACAAGGGCGACCACACCGGCGAGTCCTTCACTTGGACGCTGCCGATCGTGTGCGGCGACCCGGCCGCCGCCGACACCTACTTCGGCGGGTACGACAAGACGGCCGTCTCGCCGATCTCCTGCCCCGACAACGTCGCCTTCGACAGCGCCGGGAACCTGTGGATCTCGACCGACGGCAACGCCCTGGGCACCAACGACGGCCTGTTCGCGACGCCGATCGAAGGCTCCGAGCGGGGCCACCTGCGGCAGTTCCTCACGGTGCCGCGGGGCGCCGAGACCTGCGGCCCGTTCATCACCTCCGACGACAAGTCGGTGTTCGTCGCGGTGCAGCACCCGGGCGAGATCACTGGCGCGAGCGTGGAGAAGCCCGCCTCGACCTGGCCCGACGGCGACTACGCCAAGCCGGCCGTCGTCGTCACGTGGCGTCTCGACGGCCGCCCCGTCGGCAGCTGA
- a CDS encoding STAS domain-containing protein yields MDFSIERDTDRAGKTTYLLLGGDFDRSAHRDLRRALKEAFSRARQGRVVLDMARVDELSSECVEVLLTGYTHALRGGHGYEVTNARGHVRLLLEATGLCPRREDDTLYAPVWLTGDVADAV; encoded by the coding sequence ATGGACTTTTCCATCGAGCGCGACACCGACCGGGCCGGAAAGACGACGTATCTTCTGCTCGGCGGCGATTTCGACCGGTCGGCGCACCGCGATCTGCGGCGGGCGCTGAAAGAGGCGTTCTCGCGCGCCAGGCAGGGTCGAGTGGTGCTCGACATGGCCCGGGTCGACGAGTTGAGCAGCGAATGCGTCGAGGTGCTGCTCACCGGTTACACGCACGCGCTGCGCGGCGGGCACGGCTACGAGGTCACCAACGCCCGCGGGCACGTGCGCCTGCTCCTCGAGGCGACCGGGCTCTGCCCGCGCCGGGAGGACGACACCCTGTACGCCCCCGTGTGGCTAACCGGCGACGTGGCCGACGCCGTCTGA